A window of the Methanobrevibacter sp. TMH8 genome harbors these coding sequences:
- a CDS encoding cation-translocating P-type ATPase: MTSLEKILDKYKTNFNGLTQEEANERLAKYGKNELAEDKKDHPIKLFLMQFVDILIALLIVAAIAAFFVGEWVDSVVIVIVVLLNAIIGFIQEYRAEKAMEKLKSLVSTEAVVKRNGEFEKVPGSELTIGDIVVVEEGDKIPADIIMIETVDLKIDESSLTGESLPVLKDSNSDIGEKFNENAILNIDKSSHDENIRKRFAYMDSNVISGRGIGVVIAIGMETSIGKIAEMIQEEESETPLQEKIAYLSKTLGLIAIVICSLVFALQYFQGHDIVSTFMTAVSLAVAAVPEGLPAILTLTLALGMQKMAKSNAVVRKLLAVETLGSCTVVCTDKTGTLTLNKMTVRDARLNNQEKALEICALCNNSSIKDGKIIGDPTDAAVMLYGEDNGYIKGEIEKTYPRIKEIPLDSVRKRMTTIHEKLESNENDNSLSPDVNLYAFTKGAPEIILDMCKYIDNNGNIEIIDEETKETVRNNINEMTNSALRVLALAYKKIDISNKDSIENPEEVEKDLVFVGLAGMMDPPRQEAKDAVASCKTAGIKVVMITGDHQSTASSIAREIGILTDGKVLTGADLEGLDDDKFMAMVQDVQVYARVYPEQKVRIVEALQKHKNVVSMTGDGVNDAPALKKASIGVAMGSGTDVSKESADMIIQDDNFATIIQAIREGRKIFDNIKRFVKFQVSTNVGAILTIVSASIIGLPVPFNPIQILWINIIMDGPPAQSLGTEGAEENIMDRAPEKGNILSKNTLMKIIFAGIVMAVGTLALYFYELSTTDNIALATTVAFTVFVMYQLFNAINNRANSKEKNSFFWIAILASFILQLLVIYLPYLQGIFRTTAIGPMEWILIVIVAGIIFISDRIVNRIVGNG, encoded by the coding sequence ATGACTAGTTTAGAAAAGATTTTGGATAAATATAAAACTAATTTTAATGGTTTAACTCAAGAAGAAGCTAATGAACGTTTAGCTAAATATGGTAAGAATGAATTGGCTGAAGATAAAAAAGATCATCCAATTAAACTATTTTTAATGCAGTTTGTTGATATTTTAATTGCACTTTTAATAGTAGCTGCAATAGCTGCATTTTTTGTTGGAGAATGGGTAGATTCTGTTGTAATAGTAATTGTTGTTCTATTAAATGCAATAATTGGTTTTATCCAAGAATATCGTGCAGAAAAAGCTATGGAAAAACTTAAAAGTCTTGTTTCCACAGAAGCTGTTGTTAAACGTAATGGGGAATTTGAAAAAGTTCCTGGTAGCGAACTTACAATAGGAGATATTGTAGTTGTAGAAGAAGGAGATAAAATTCCTGCTGATATTATCATGATTGAAACAGTTGATTTAAAAATTGATGAGTCTTCTCTAACTGGTGAATCATTACCTGTTTTAAAGGATAGTAATAGTGATATTGGTGAAAAATTTAATGAAAATGCTATCTTAAATATTGATAAAAGTTCTCATGATGAAAATATCAGAAAAAGATTTGCTTATATGGATTCTAATGTCATTTCAGGTAGAGGTATTGGTGTTGTAATAGCTATCGGTATGGAAACTTCTATTGGTAAAATAGCTGAAATGATTCAGGAAGAAGAAAGTGAAACACCACTTCAAGAAAAAATTGCCTATTTAAGTAAAACATTAGGTCTAATAGCTATTGTTATCTGTTCACTTGTTTTTGCACTTCAATATTTCCAAGGGCATGATATTGTTAGTACATTCATGACTGCTGTTTCTTTAGCTGTGGCTGCAGTTCCAGAAGGGCTTCCTGCAATTCTTACTCTTACTCTTGCATTAGGTATGCAGAAAATGGCTAAATCTAATGCTGTTGTTAGAAAACTTTTAGCTGTTGAAACTCTTGGTTCTTGTACTGTGGTTTGTACTGATAAAACTGGAACTTTAACTCTTAATAAAATGACTGTAAGAGATGCTAGATTAAATAATCAAGAGAAAGCTCTTGAAATCTGTGCATTGTGTAATAATTCTTCAATAAAAGATGGAAAAATCATTGGTGATCCAACTGATGCTGCAGTAATGTTATATGGTGAAGACAATGGTTATATAAAAGGAGAAATTGAAAAAACTTATCCTCGTATTAAAGAGATTCCTTTAGATAGTGTTAGAAAAAGAATGACCACTATTCATGAAAAATTAGAGAGTAATGAAAATGATAATTCTTTATCTCCTGATGTAAATTTATATGCTTTTACTAAAGGTGCTCCTGAAATAATTCTAGATATGTGTAAATATATAGATAATAATGGAAACATTGAAATTATTGATGAAGAAACAAAGGAAACTGTAAGAAATAATATCAATGAGATGACAAATTCTGCACTTAGAGTTTTGGCACTTGCTTATAAAAAAATCGATATTTCTAATAAGGATTCAATAGAAAATCCAGAAGAAGTTGAAAAAGATCTTGTTTTTGTTGGGTTAGCTGGGATGATGGATCCTCCGAGACAAGAAGCTAAAGATGCAGTTGCATCATGTAAAACAGCTGGAATAAAAGTTGTGATGATTACAGGTGACCATCAATCTACTGCTTCTTCTATTGCAAGAGAAATCGGAATATTAACTGATGGTAAGGTTTTAACTGGGGCTGATTTAGAAGGACTTGATGATGACAAATTTATGGCCATGGTTCAAGATGTTCAAGTTTATGCAAGAGTTTATCCAGAACAAAAGGTTAGGATTGTAGAAGCTCTCCAAAAACATAAAAATGTTGTTTCCATGACTGGTGATGGGGTTAATGATGCTCCTGCACTTAAAAAAGCTTCAATTGGTGTAGCTATGGGTAGTGGAACAGATGTTTCTAAAGAATCAGCTGATATGATTATTCAAGATGATAATTTTGCAACTATCATTCAAGCTATTCGTGAAGGCAGGAAGATTTTTGATAATATAAAGCGTTTTGTTAAGTTCCAAGTTTCAACTAACGTTGGAGCTATTCTTACTATAGTTTCTGCCTCTATAATTGGCTTACCAGTTCCATTTAATCCAATACAAATACTTTGGATAAACATTATAATGGATGGGCCTCCAGCTCAATCTCTTGGTACAGAAGGTGCAGAAGAGAATATAATGGACAGAGCTCCTGAGAAGGGAAACATATTATCTAAAAATACTCTAATGAAAATAATTTTTGCAGGTATTGTAATGGCTGTAGGTACATTAGCTTTATATTTCTATGAATTAAGTACTACTGATAATATAGCTTTAGCTACTACAGTTGCTTTCACAGTATTTGTAATGTATCAATTATTTAATGCAATTAATAATCGAGCTAATTCAAAAGAGAAAAATAGCTTCTTTTGGATAGCTATTTTAGCTTCATTCATACTACAATTACTAGTAATTTATCTTCCTTATTTACAAGGAATATTTAGAACAACA
- a CDS encoding CPBP family intramembrane glutamic endopeptidase yields MLNKFLNNGNEGKNNWWRYLITIILSWGVAEIIAGFTLGFLIASYFIASGNFDINYFINYIMDYESNINLFFIMTFFSFSFSMLFLFFSLKLIHKRDFMSLVNISKKYDEFSGKTINWIKRVRWRQIIKGALIWLVFLIVMLLISIILDPSGFNINFNIGNLYLTILLFILAIPIQVLFEELFFRGYINQGLSLKIKSPIIVILISSFVFSLGHIINGGTDPIFMVSNIVITFMMGMIFSVATLATNGIEWAVGAHLINNFFAFIISSSEGSFGSFETIIQSTNLTDPLIDFIFSVIALLIFAIILFFYKKEKILKGLDTKHNL; encoded by the coding sequence ATGTTAAACAAATTTTTAAACAATGGTAATGAAGGTAAAAATAATTGGTGGAGATATCTAATTACAATTATCTTATCTTGGGGAGTTGCTGAAATTATAGCAGGATTTACCTTAGGATTTTTGATTGCTTCTTATTTTATTGCTTCTGGAAATTTTGATATAAATTATTTTATAAATTATATAATGGATTATGAATCTAATATTAATTTATTCTTTATAATGACATTTTTTTCATTTTCTTTTTCTATGTTGTTCCTATTTTTTTCTTTAAAACTTATCCATAAGAGAGATTTTATGTCTCTAGTTAACATTTCAAAAAAATATGATGAATTTTCTGGAAAAACTATAAACTGGATTAAAAGAGTAAGATGGAGACAAATAATAAAAGGAGCTTTGATTTGGTTAGTATTTCTTATTGTAATGCTTTTAATTTCAATTATTCTGGATCCTTCTGGGTTTAATATTAATTTTAATATAGGGAATTTATATTTAACTATATTATTATTTATATTGGCTATTCCTATTCAGGTATTATTTGAAGAGCTATTTTTTAGAGGATATATTAATCAAGGTCTCAGTTTAAAAATTAAAAGTCCAATAATTGTTATTTTGATTAGTTCTTTTGTATTTTCTCTTGGTCATATAATTAATGGTGGAACTGACCCTATTTTCATGGTTTCAAATATTGTTATTACATTTATGATGGGAATGATCTTTAGTGTTGCTACATTAGCTACTAATGGAATTGAATGGGCTGTAGGTGCTCATTTAATAAATAACTTCTTTGCTTTCATTATAAGTTCTTCTGAAGGAAGTTTTGGTAGTTTTGAAACTATAATTCAATCAACTAATCTAACTGATCCATTGATTGATTTTATATTTTCTGTTATAGCTTTGCTAATTTTTGCTATAATTCTGTTTTTCTACAAAAAAGAAAAGATTTTAAAAGGTTTGGATACTAAACACAATTTATAA
- a CDS encoding UPF0146 family protein, protein MWDDLGEYIINHCNTKNINSVSNDMLSNKVNKMDSSCKVVEIAIGKFFHVSDYLKTYDSKIIEFTATDIDPDNSDITFDDITNPNMEIYNGADIIYSIRPPQELQPFISDIIKKTGAILIIKPLFNEDLNLNLSMKLINYKKVVFYQSI, encoded by the coding sequence ATGTGGGATGATTTAGGAGAATACATAATTAATCACTGTAATACTAAGAATATTAATAGTGTAAGTAATGATATGCTCAGTAACAAAGTTAATAAGATGGATTCTTCCTGTAAAGTGGTTGAAATAGCTATTGGAAAGTTTTTTCATGTTTCAGATTATTTAAAAACGTATGATTCTAAAATTATAGAATTCACTGCTACAGATATTGACCCTGATAATTCTGATATTACATTTGATGATATAACTAATCCTAATATGGAAATTTATAATGGTGCTGATATAATATATTCAATTAGGCCCCCACAGGAATTACAACCTTTTATTTCTGATATTATTAAAAAAACAGGAGCTATTTTGATTATTAAACCATTATTTAATGAAGATTTAAATTTAAATTTATCTATGAAACTTATTAATTATAAAAAAGTAGTTTTTTATCAATCAATATAA
- the rpsJ gene encoding 30S ribosomal protein S10: MHQARIKLTGTDPDKLNFVCDQLRKIAERTGVDLSGPIPLPTKKLVVPTRKSPDGEGKATWEKWELRIHKRLVGIGADERAMRQVMKVNVPDNVSIEIELKG, encoded by the coding sequence ATGCACCAAGCGAGAATTAAACTTACCGGAACCGACCCAGATAAACTTAACTTTGTTTGTGATCAGCTTAGAAAGATTGCTGAACGAACTGGTGTTGATCTTTCAGGTCCAATTCCATTACCAACTAAAAAATTAGTAGTTCCAACCAGAAAATCTCCAGATGGAGAAGGTAAAGCTACTTGGGAAAAATGGGAACTTAGAATCCACAAAAGATTAGTTGGAATTGGAGCAGATGAAAGAGCAATGAGACAAGTTATGAAGGTCAATGTTCCAGATAATGTGAGTATTGAAATAGAACTTAAAGGATGA
- the tuf gene encoding translation elongation factor EF-1 subunit alpha, producing MAKAKEHINLAFIGHVDHGKSTLVGHVLLQAGAVAEQQLDEGENKFRFLMDKLGEERERGVTIDLAHAKFETPKYEYTIVDCPGHRDFVKNMITGASQADAAVLVVDVVDGVQPQTKEHIYLSMTLGIRQLIIAINKMDLVDYAEDKFNAVKDEVSALISGIGFKPSEVPFIPISAYEGDNISEPSSNTPWYKGKALIPSFDDFKAPEKPTSLPLRVPIQDVYSITGVGTVPVGRVETGIMKKGEDVIFEPAGASGEVKSIEMHHEMFDEAEPGDNVGFNVRGVGKNDIRRGDVAGHIKDAPTVAKEFDAQIVVLQHPGVITVGYTPVFHCHTSQVACTFLELTKKLDPKTGQVAEENPDFLKTGDAAIVKVKPTKPMVIENIKTIPHMGRFAIRDMGQTVAAGMCINIEPAK from the coding sequence ATGGCAAAAGCAAAAGAACATATAAATTTAGCATTTATTGGTCATGTTGACCACGGAAAATCAACTCTCGTAGGGCACGTTTTGTTGCAAGCTGGAGCAGTTGCTGAACAGCAATTAGATGAAGGAGAAAACAAATTTAGGTTTCTCATGGATAAACTCGGCGAAGAAAGAGAAAGAGGGGTAACTATCGATTTAGCTCATGCAAAATTCGAAACTCCAAAATACGAATACACAATTGTGGACTGTCCAGGACACAGAGATTTCGTTAAAAACATGATTACTGGAGCTTCTCAAGCAGATGCTGCAGTATTAGTAGTGGATGTTGTTGATGGTGTTCAACCACAAACAAAGGAACATATTTATTTGTCTATGACTTTAGGAATTAGACAATTAATTATAGCAATTAATAAAATGGATCTTGTTGATTATGCTGAAGATAAATTTAACGCAGTTAAAGATGAAGTTTCTGCATTGATTTCAGGTATTGGATTCAAACCTTCTGAAGTTCCATTTATCCCTATTTCTGCATATGAAGGAGATAATATCTCTGAACCTAGTTCTAACACTCCTTGGTATAAAGGAAAAGCTTTAATACCATCTTTTGATGACTTCAAAGCTCCTGAAAAACCAACTAGCTTACCATTAAGAGTACCTATTCAAGATGTTTACTCTATTACTGGTGTAGGAACTGTACCTGTTGGAAGAGTAGAAACTGGTATAATGAAAAAAGGAGAAGATGTAATATTTGAACCAGCTGGAGCTTCTGGAGAAGTTAAATCTATCGAAATGCACCACGAAATGTTTGATGAAGCTGAACCTGGTGATAACGTTGGATTCAATGTTAGAGGTGTAGGTAAAAACGATATCAGAAGAGGAGACGTTGCTGGACATATCAAAGATGCTCCAACTGTAGCTAAAGAGTTTGATGCTCAAATAGTTGTTTTACAACACCCTGGTGTTATAACTGTTGGATACACTCCTGTATTCCATTGTCACACTTCTCAAGTTGCATGTACTTTCTTAGAATTAACCAAAAAATTAGATCCTAAGACTGGTCAAGTAGCAGAAGAAAACCCTGATTTCCTTAAAACAGGGGACGCAGCTATCGTAAAAGTTAAACCTACCAAACCTATGGTAATTGAAAACATTAAAACTATTCCTCATATGGGTAGATTTGCTATTAGGGATATGGGTCAAACTGTAGCTGCTGGTATGTGTATTAATATTGAGCCTGCTAAATAG
- a CDS encoding elongation factor EF-2, whose product MSRRTKMIEKIKELMYQPKFIRNIGIVAHIDHGKTTLSDNLLAGAGMISEELAGDARSLDFDEQESARGITIDAASVSMVHKFEDNDYLINLIDTPGHVDFGGDVTRAMRAVDGAVVVVCAVEGIMPQTETVFRQALKENVRPVLFINKVDRLINELKLEPEELQNRFLKIIAEANKLIKGMAPEDKKDQWKVDVADGSVAFGSAYHNWAINIPIMQKSGINFKDIIDYCNEERQKELAQEVPITEVLLGMVVKHLPSPLVSQEYRVPTIWDGDIESEEGQTMIHTDSEGPLAVMVTNVSIDKHAGEIATGRVYGGTIEKGSEVFLVGSHAKARTQQVGVFFGAERVNTDKVPAGNIVAITGAKGAIAGETICDADKKIKEFEGIEHISEPVVTVAVEAKNTKDLPKLIEVLRQVSKEDPTVHVNINEETGQHLISGMGELHLEIITYRINEKGVEIETSEPIVVYRETVAGKIDTPVEGKSPNKHNRFYITVEPLEQSVYDAIGEGTIKEGKVKGKEMATTFMEAGLDKEEARRVWDVHNRSVFLNMTRGIQYLDEVRELLIEGFESALDSGPIANEIAMGMKFKLMDAKLHEDAVHRGPAQVLPSIRKAVFAAIMMAQPTLLEPIQKVFINTPQDYMGNATREIQNRRGQIVDMGQEGDMASVESKVPVAEMFGFAGDIRSATEGRCLWSTENAGFERLPNELQKQIIREIRQRKGLSPEPYGPEHYIG is encoded by the coding sequence GTGAGTAGACGTACTAAAATGATTGAAAAGATTAAAGAATTAATGTATCAACCTAAATTTATCAGAAACATAGGAATTGTGGCTCACATTGACCACGGTAAAACTACTTTATCTGATAACTTACTTGCAGGCGCAGGAATGATTTCTGAGGAGCTAGCTGGTGATGCAAGAAGTCTTGATTTTGATGAACAAGAATCAGCAAGAGGTATCACTATCGATGCTGCGAGTGTATCTATGGTTCATAAATTTGAGGATAATGATTATTTAATCAACTTAATTGATACTCCAGGGCATGTTGATTTTGGTGGAGATGTTACACGTGCAATGAGGGCTGTAGATGGAGCAGTTGTTGTTGTTTGTGCTGTTGAAGGTATAATGCCTCAAACTGAAACTGTTTTCAGACAAGCTCTAAAAGAAAATGTTAGGCCTGTTTTATTTATTAACAAAGTTGATAGATTAATAAATGAATTAAAACTCGAACCTGAAGAGCTTCAAAATAGATTCCTTAAAATAATAGCTGAAGCAAATAAACTTATTAAAGGAATGGCTCCAGAAGATAAGAAAGATCAATGGAAAGTTGATGTTGCTGATGGTAGTGTTGCTTTTGGTTCTGCTTATCATAATTGGGCAATAAATATTCCTATTATGCAGAAATCTGGAATTAATTTTAAAGATATTATAGATTACTGTAATGAAGAAAGACAAAAAGAATTAGCACAAGAAGTACCAATTACTGAGGTTTTACTTGGTATGGTTGTTAAGCATTTACCAAGTCCTTTAGTTTCACAAGAATATAGGGTTCCAACTATTTGGGATGGAGATATTGAAAGTGAAGAAGGTCAAACAATGATTCATACAGATTCTGAAGGACCTTTAGCTGTAATGGTTACTAATGTTAGTATTGATAAACATGCGGGTGAAATTGCAACTGGAAGAGTTTATGGTGGAACTATTGAAAAAGGTAGTGAAGTATTCCTTGTAGGTTCTCATGCTAAAGCAAGAACTCAACAAGTTGGAGTATTCTTTGGTGCAGAAAGAGTTAATACTGATAAAGTTCCTGCAGGTAACATTGTTGCAATAACTGGTGCTAAAGGAGCAATCGCTGGTGAAACTATCTGTGATGCAGATAAAAAGATAAAAGAGTTCGAAGGTATCGAACATATATCTGAACCTGTTGTTACTGTTGCTGTTGAAGCTAAAAACACTAAAGATCTTCCTAAACTGATTGAAGTTTTAAGACAAGTTTCTAAAGAAGATCCTACTGTTCATGTAAATATTAATGAGGAAACTGGTCAGCATTTAATTTCTGGTATGGGTGAACTTCACTTAGAAATCATCACATACAGAATCAATGAGAAAGGTGTTGAAATAGAAACTTCTGAGCCTATTGTTGTTTACAGAGAAACTGTAGCTGGAAAAATTGATACTCCAGTTGAAGGTAAATCTCCTAACAAACACAACAGATTCTATATTACTGTTGAACCTTTAGAACAGTCTGTATATGATGCAATTGGTGAAGGAACTATTAAAGAAGGTAAAGTCAAAGGAAAAGAAATGGCTACAACCTTTATGGAAGCTGGTTTAGATAAAGAAGAAGCTCGTAGAGTTTGGGATGTCCATAATAGAAGTGTATTCCTTAATATGACTCGTGGTATCCAATACTTAGACGAAGTTAGAGAACTTTTAATTGAAGGTTTTGAATCAGCTTTAGATTCAGGACCAATAGCTAATGAAATAGCTATGGGAATGAAATTTAAACTTATGGATGCAAAACTTCACGAAGATGCGGTTCACAGAGGACCTGCTCAGGTTCTTCCTTCTATAAGAAAAGCAGTTTTCGCTGCAATCATGATGGCTCAACCTACTTTACTTGAACCAATTCAAAAAGTATTTATTAATACTCCTCAAGACTACATGGGTAATGCTACTCGTGAAATCCAAAACAGAAGAGGTCAAATTGTCGATATGGGACAAGAAGGCGACATGGCATCAGTTGAATCTAAGGTTCCTGTTGCTGAAATGTTTGGTTTTGCAGGAGATATCAGATCTGCTACTGAAGGTAGATGTTTATGGTCTACTGAAAATGCAGGTTTTGAAAGATTACCAAATGAATTGCAAAAACAAATAATTAGAGAAATAAGACAAAGAAAAGGATTATCTCCAGAACCTTATGGTCCTGAGCATTATATAGGATAA
- a CDS encoding 30S ribosomal protein S7, translating to MSQVFEKWDLKDIKIEDLGLINYICLDETLVPHTLGRHVRRQFAKSKVSIVERLMNKIMRTERNSGKKNKAYNIVKESFEIINKRTKQNPIQILVKAVENTSPREETTRIKYGGIGYQVAVDIAPQRRVDLSLGFLTRGTLQSAFKNKRSVAECLADELILASEHDTRSFAIGKKEEKERVARAAH from the coding sequence ATGAGTCAAGTTTTTGAAAAATGGGACCTAAAAGATATTAAAATCGAAGATTTAGGTTTAATAAATTATATATGCTTAGATGAAACTTTAGTTCCTCATACATTAGGTAGACATGTTAGAAGACAGTTTGCTAAATCTAAAGTTTCTATTGTTGAAAGATTAATGAATAAAATTATGAGAACTGAAAGGAACTCTGGTAAGAAAAATAAAGCTTACAATATTGTTAAAGAGTCTTTTGAAATTATAAACAAAAGAACTAAACAAAATCCTATTCAGATTCTTGTTAAAGCAGTTGAAAATACTTCTCCTCGTGAAGAAACTACAAGAATTAAATATGGTGGTATTGGTTACCAAGTAGCTGTTGATATTGCACCACAAAGAAGAGTAGATCTTTCTTTAGGGTTTTTAACCAGAGGAACTTTGCAATCTGCTTTCAAAAATAAGAGATCAGTAGCTGAATGTTTGGCTGATGAGTTAATTCTCGCTTCTGAACATGATACAAGAAGTTTTGCTATTGGTAAAAAAGAAGAGAAAGAAAGAGTAGCTAGAGCTGCACATTAA
- a CDS encoding 30S ribosomal protein S12 has protein sequence MPGLFAAKKLKKNRQNFKWKDVDYKRKALRLDVKADPLEGAPQARGIVIEKVGIEAKQPNSAIRKCVRVQLIKNGKQLTAFAPGDGAIGFIDEHDEVMIEGIGGPSGRSMGDIPGVRWKVSKVNNVSLEQMVIGKIEKPVR, from the coding sequence ATGCCAGGACTTTTTGCTGCAAAAAAGCTTAAAAAGAACAGACAAAACTTTAAATGGAAAGATGTGGATTACAAAAGAAAAGCTTTACGTTTAGATGTTAAAGCTGACCCTCTTGAAGGAGCTCCACAAGCTAGAGGAATTGTTATTGAAAAAGTTGGGATAGAAGCTAAACAGCCTAACTCAGCTATAAGAAAATGTGTCCGTGTTCAATTAATTAAAAATGGTAAACAATTAACTGCATTTGCTCCAGGTGATGGTGCTATTGGTTTTATTGATGAGCACGATGAAGTCATGATTGAAGGAATCGGTGGACCTTCTGGAAGATCTATGGGTGATATTCCAGGTGTTCGTTGGAAAGTAAGTAAAGTTAACAATGTGTCTTTAGAACAAATGGTTATTGGTAAAATAGAAAAACCAGTAAGATAA
- a CDS encoding class I SAM-dependent methyltransferase: MNKKNISETNRAAWNQALDYHKKARNNSLQIGFKDPNFTSFDRDCDEILFDKLKTIDLSDKIISQIPCNNGRELLSLMHFGAKKAIGFDISDVAISEAKQLAEISKLNVEFERIDILEIDDKYNSYFDFIYISEGSLQWFPNLNDFFSVISRLLKKDGKILIFEMHPFAYFFENGFNPKDQNFHEMTSYFNKGPYNYEDGLDYVGGVKYKAKECFWFMHKLSDILNAIIQNNIEINEFDEYNLEMANNDSIHFLDKFPLSYILIGKKK; encoded by the coding sequence ATGAACAAAAAGAATATCAGTGAAACAAATAGAGCTGCTTGGAATCAAGCATTAGATTATCATAAAAAAGCAAGGAATAACTCATTACAAATAGGATTTAAAGATCCTAATTTCACTTCTTTTGATAGAGATTGTGATGAAATACTATTTGATAAATTAAAAACTATAGATCTTTCTGATAAAATTATTTCACAAATACCTTGTAATAATGGGAGAGAATTATTATCTCTTATGCATTTTGGGGCAAAAAAAGCAATAGGGTTTGATATTTCTGACGTAGCTATATCAGAAGCAAAACAATTAGCTGAAATATCAAAATTAAATGTGGAATTTGAAAGAATTGATATTTTAGAAATTGATGATAAGTATAATAGCTATTTTGATTTTATTTATATTTCTGAAGGATCACTTCAATGGTTTCCTAATCTAAATGATTTTTTTTCTGTCATATCACGACTTTTGAAAAAAGATGGGAAAATATTGATTTTTGAAATGCATCCATTTGCATATTTTTTTGAGAATGGATTCAATCCTAAAGATCAAAATTTTCATGAGATGACTTCATATTTCAATAAAGGCCCTTATAACTATGAAGATGGATTAGATTATGTTGGAGGAGTTAAATATAAAGCAAAAGAATGTTTTTGGTTTATGCATAAATTATCTGATATTTTAAATGCTATAATACAAAATAATATAGAGATAAATGAATTTGATGAGTATAACTTGGAAATGGCAAATAATGATTCAATACATTTTTTAGATAAGTTTCCACTTAGCTATATTCTTATAGGCAAAAAGAAATAA
- a CDS encoding NusA-like transcription termination signal-binding factor — protein sequence MSIKFNANEIRYIALFESMTGAMVKDCIIDEDNGKVTFVVKNGDMGLAIGKGGSTVTKVQKAVDKGVEIIEHSEDSTEFIKNLMAPAELKSIKVLQKESKEKVATVVADSTNKRIAIGKNGHNIERAKLLAKRQHNISNIILK from the coding sequence GTGTCTATTAAGTTTAATGCAAATGAAATAAGATACATAGCTCTTTTTGAGAGTATGACTGGAGCAATGGTCAAAGATTGTATCATTGATGAAGATAATGGCAAAGTAACTTTTGTTGTTAAAAATGGTGATATGGGATTAGCTATTGGTAAAGGTGGAAGTACTGTGACTAAAGTTCAAAAAGCTGTTGATAAAGGTGTTGAAATCATTGAACATTCTGAAGATTCAACTGAATTTATAAAAAATTTAATGGCTCCAGCTGAACTCAAATCAATTAAAGTACTTCAAAAAGAAAGTAAAGAAAAAGTAGCTACTGTAGTTGCTGATTCTACTAATAAACGTATTGCAATTGGTAAAAATGGCCATAATATTGAAAGAGCTAAGTTGTTAGCTAAAAGACAACACAATATTAGTAACATCATTTTAAAATGA
- a CDS encoding 50S ribosomal protein L30e: MMDVDRGIRVAVDTGDVTLGSEKSIQSLKLGKGQLVVVAENSPKEILEDVEYYSKLSEIPVYIYDGTSVDLGSVCGKPFTVATLVINDPGDSTILEIMSK; the protein is encoded by the coding sequence ATGATGGACGTAGATAGAGGAATTAGAGTAGCAGTTGACACAGGTGATGTCACTTTAGGCTCTGAAAAATCAATCCAATCTTTAAAATTAGGAAAAGGACAATTAGTCGTAGTTGCTGAAAATAGTCCTAAAGAAATTTTAGAAGATGTAGAATATTATTCAAAACTTTCAGAAATTCCTGTTTACATTTACGATGGAACCAGTGTAGATTTAGGTTCTGTTTGTGGTAAACCTTTTACTGTGGCTACATTAGTCATAAACGATCCAGGAGATTCTACTATACTAGAAATAATGTCTAAGTAA